A stretch of the Marivirga tractuosa DSM 4126 genome encodes the following:
- the xth gene encoding exodeoxyribonuclease III, translated as MNIISYNVNGIRAAERKGLSQWLEEEKPDVFCLQELKANRSDVDLSVFENLGYHIYWHSAEKKGYSGVGIFTKVKPNNVEIGCNMDIYDREGRVIRADFENFSVLNTYMPSGSSGDPRQDFKMQWLSDFRAYIQDLKQEIPNLLICGDYNICHQAIDIHDPVRNKNSSGFLPEEREWMTDFLNDGFIDSFRHLNKEPDQYSWWSYRSAARERNKGWRIDYHMISENLKNQLKAADILQDVKHSDHCPIKVELDVS; from the coding sequence ATGAATATTATATCTTATAACGTAAATGGAATCCGGGCAGCAGAAAGAAAAGGGCTAAGCCAATGGCTCGAAGAAGAAAAGCCAGATGTATTTTGCTTACAAGAATTGAAAGCTAATCGTTCGGATGTAGATCTCTCAGTTTTTGAGAATTTAGGCTATCACATTTACTGGCATTCGGCAGAGAAAAAAGGATATAGCGGAGTTGGTATTTTTACGAAGGTAAAACCGAATAATGTGGAAATAGGTTGTAATATGGATATTTACGATAGAGAGGGCAGAGTCATTAGAGCAGATTTTGAAAATTTCTCCGTGCTTAACACTTATATGCCCAGCGGGTCAAGTGGTGACCCACGGCAGGATTTCAAAATGCAATGGTTGTCCGATTTCCGAGCTTATATACAAGATTTAAAGCAAGAAATTCCAAACTTGCTAATTTGTGGAGATTATAACATTTGCCATCAAGCAATTGATATACATGACCCCGTAAGAAATAAAAATAGTTCAGGCTTTTTGCCTGAGGAGCGTGAATGGATGACCGACTTCTTAAATGATGGGTTTATAGATAGTTTTAGGCATCTAAATAAAGAACCTGATCAATATAGCTGGTGGAGTTATCGATCTGCTGCAAGGGAAAGGAATAAGGGATGGAGAATTGATTATCATATGATTTCAGAGAATCTAAAAAATCAGTTAAAAGCAGCCGATATATTACAAGACGTAAAACATTCAGATCATTGTCCGATTAAAGTTGAACTTGATGTATCGTAA
- a CDS encoding ComF family protein has product MHTDQPNQLHKRFFEIPNLKYAMSFAWFQKGSVIQNLLHQLKYEGNEAIGVLLGELYGDQLSDIYSEKWDIITAVPIHIKKRRQRGFNQSHRIAEGLSHRLSIPFVPLLEKSVHKRSQTRKHRIDRFSNVESTFQLKKASTSLKGKRILLVDDVLTTGATVQACSEPLQKAGAEISIVTISATKN; this is encoded by the coding sequence ATGCATACAGATCAACCTAATCAGTTGCACAAGCGCTTTTTTGAAATTCCTAATTTGAAATATGCCATGTCTTTTGCTTGGTTTCAAAAAGGAAGTGTGATACAAAATCTTTTACATCAGCTGAAATATGAGGGAAACGAAGCAATAGGTGTTTTGTTGGGGGAACTTTACGGTGATCAGTTATCAGACATTTATAGCGAAAAATGGGATATAATTACCGCAGTCCCCATACATATTAAAAAGCGAAGACAAAGAGGATTTAATCAAAGCCATAGAATAGCTGAAGGCCTAAGCCATAGATTATCAATTCCATTTGTTCCGTTATTAGAGAAGTCGGTACATAAAAGAAGCCAAACCAGGAAACATCGAATAGACCGATTTAGTAATGTGGAATCTACTTTTCAATTGAAGAAAGCATCCACAAGCTTAAAAGGCAAAAGAATTTTGCTTGTGGATGATGTTTTAACGACTGGTGCAACGGTACAAGCTTGTAGTGAACCCCTACAAAAAGCTGGTGCCGAAATTTCTATTGTCACAATTTCGGCTACCAAAAATTGA
- a CDS encoding substrate-binding periplasmic protein, with protein sequence MKNLILLFSAVFLSFTVNAQLSGDSWKETKSKGSGEVTITYNYSGKFIYKNGDELDGLCINIWDKFVEYVESTHNVNLQVNVHQPNNAVNFSEFYSSVQNAKGGVFGLADVTITQARKSEVQFSPSFFSNVSILLTNKSVPDLQNFDNISSEFKGMTMIVQRGTTHEKRAKELKDSSFPVLTIESVNSFQECYEKVNQSDNYFTYLDFSSYLSAIEDAKDIKRHPAGDKTGEEFGFIMPKNSDWAPIINEFFNKNGGFTNSTEYKKIVANSLGNYVVSMLDAINE encoded by the coding sequence ATGAAAAATTTAATATTACTATTCTCGGCAGTATTTTTAAGTTTCACAGTTAATGCTCAATTATCGGGTGATAGTTGGAAAGAAACAAAATCAAAAGGAAGTGGGGAAGTCACCATTACCTACAATTACTCAGGAAAGTTTATATATAAAAATGGTGATGAGTTGGATGGATTATGCATCAACATATGGGATAAATTTGTGGAATACGTAGAAAGCACCCATAATGTGAATTTGCAAGTGAATGTTCATCAGCCCAATAATGCTGTGAATTTTTCAGAATTCTATAGCAGTGTTCAAAATGCCAAAGGTGGTGTTTTTGGATTGGCAGATGTCACCATAACACAAGCTAGAAAAAGCGAGGTTCAGTTTAGTCCTTCATTCTTTTCTAATGTATCTATTTTGCTAACTAATAAATCTGTTCCTGACTTGCAGAATTTTGATAATATTTCTTCTGAATTCAAAGGCATGACCATGATTGTTCAAAGAGGTACTACCCATGAAAAGAGAGCTAAAGAACTGAAAGATAGCTCGTTTCCTGTCTTGACAATTGAATCTGTTAATTCATTTCAAGAATGTTATGAAAAAGTGAATCAAAGTGATAATTACTTTACCTATTTAGACTTCTCCTCTTATTTATCAGCTATTGAAGATGCAAAAGATATAAAAAGACATCCTGCAGGAGATAAAACAGGTGAGGAATTTGGTTTTATTATGCCAAAAAATAGTGATTGGGCACCTATAATAAATGAGTTCTTCAACAAAAATGGTGGTTTTACCAATTCTACTGAGTATAAAAAGATAGTAGCTAATTCCTTGGGTAATTATGTAGTTTCCATGCTAGATGCTATAAATGAATAG
- a CDS encoding DUF4175 family protein, protein MSSISRTIVFIVVGITLIYFVTRYIFLPIYHLLTNGKALSDKQAALEIGKYFPEIDDKLLNIIQLKELSSRQNSLIAASIIQKSEKISILNFKDSISLKSTNASYLPYVAIPAIIISLMLMFAPYMITEGSYRIIKFNEDFVPKAPFKFSIHNEELKAFKGENFTIRAELTGEELPAELFIQKEEVKQKFEKLSNSRFQFNLKNLQKDMKFQLEAAGFKSAEYELKVFEKPRIQNMNISLDYPDYVGTSSERIINSGNLIIPEGTKAEWLIQSASSDRITIELLDDSLSFEKVNENTFRLQKNLTQSGYYKLHLFNSEANYNEIIDYSVEVIKDKYPDITLNPINDSIYFSQVAIAGEISDDYGFSRLQLIYTKRKGNNIVGTGKIPLSFNTQVRNQKYFKVWKVDSLLNEEGTVLDYYVQVADNDGINGAKISKSSTYQFKLPDEAKIQKEIENTSQSAENQLDRNIKASERTNQKLEELERILKGKRNLNWEDKKLLEEILKEQERRKKELEKIKRELEKNQAKRDRFNKNDPDLREKSEQLESLMEEMLKDENEELMEKIKSLLEEQNQSDEFRESVEDLKKQEKNKLKEMERMMELFKRMEIQYDMKQVGESLKELEKEQKELAEENQSKDHNKSEELNDPNSDQNQSDNEQFSSEEEKQKALDEQKRVNEEFEKIQEDLREIEKRNQSLKQPNQLKDTKEQETEIDLQQQNSLQKIQENNKSGASEQQKKSAEEMKKMSEMLSSMQMGMEMEMLQENIDDLKDIVDNLLKLSFRQEELMNNFKQVNPSDPRFITLSEKQLAMQDDAKIIEDSLTTLAQRVFQLESFITKEMDKMNEAMQSSIEALRERDNGIAIGEQQFAMTSMNNLALMLDDVLEQMQMQMQSSMGMGQQSQGNEQTPSLSEMQKSLNQKTQELNEGQKQGRQFSEKLGELAGEQAKIRKMMEELEKQLGKEGQEGGEENGGAPGDISEEMEKIEEDLVNKRLDRRLIERQQQIVTRLLESEKAREEQEEKDERKGETATEYERERIPNAFEEYIKEKEKEIEQLRNVPPNFSPYYKNEINKYYNRLKSKENLLR, encoded by the coding sequence ATGAGCAGTATTTCCAGGACTATTGTTTTCATAGTAGTCGGTATAACTTTAATATATTTTGTAACACGATACATATTCCTTCCTATTTATCATTTGTTGACTAACGGAAAAGCCTTGAGCGATAAACAGGCCGCCCTAGAAATCGGAAAATATTTTCCTGAAATTGATGATAAACTACTGAATATCATTCAGTTAAAAGAATTAAGTAGTCGACAAAACAGCTTGATTGCAGCTAGTATAATTCAGAAATCCGAAAAAATATCCATACTGAATTTCAAGGACAGTATCAGTCTTAAATCAACAAATGCTAGCTATCTACCTTATGTGGCTATTCCAGCTATTATTATAAGCTTAATGCTAATGTTTGCTCCTTACATGATTACAGAAGGAAGCTACAGAATCATTAAATTCAATGAAGACTTTGTTCCAAAAGCACCATTTAAATTTTCCATACACAATGAAGAATTAAAGGCCTTTAAAGGAGAAAATTTCACAATTAGGGCAGAATTAACTGGTGAGGAATTACCTGCTGAACTTTTCATACAAAAAGAAGAGGTCAAACAAAAATTTGAAAAGCTAAGCAACAGCCGTTTTCAGTTCAACTTAAAAAACCTCCAAAAAGATATGAAATTCCAGCTTGAAGCTGCTGGATTCAAATCAGCTGAATACGAATTAAAAGTTTTTGAAAAACCGAGAATTCAGAACATGAACATCAGCTTGGATTATCCTGATTATGTAGGTACATCTTCAGAAAGAATAATTAACTCAGGAAATTTGATTATACCAGAAGGAACGAAAGCAGAATGGTTAATCCAAAGTGCCTCGAGTGACAGAATTACTATTGAATTGCTTGATGACAGTCTTTCTTTTGAAAAAGTTAACGAGAATACTTTTAGACTGCAAAAAAACCTAACTCAATCCGGTTATTACAAATTGCATTTATTTAATTCTGAAGCTAATTATAATGAAATTATAGACTATTCAGTTGAAGTAATTAAAGATAAGTATCCTGATATAACCTTGAATCCAATTAATGACAGTATCTATTTTAGTCAAGTAGCAATTGCAGGAGAGATCAGTGATGATTATGGATTTTCTAGATTACAATTGATTTACACCAAAAGGAAGGGTAATAATATTGTTGGAACCGGAAAAATTCCATTGTCCTTTAATACTCAAGTTAGAAACCAAAAATATTTCAAAGTTTGGAAAGTTGACTCTTTGCTAAACGAAGAAGGAACTGTTTTAGATTATTACGTTCAAGTTGCTGACAATGATGGAATAAATGGGGCTAAAATTTCTAAAAGTTCAACCTATCAATTTAAATTACCAGATGAAGCAAAGATTCAGAAAGAAATAGAAAATACTAGTCAAAGTGCTGAAAATCAACTAGATAGAAACATTAAAGCCTCTGAAAGAACTAATCAAAAACTAGAAGAATTAGAGCGGATACTTAAAGGCAAAAGAAATTTAAACTGGGAAGACAAAAAGCTTTTAGAAGAAATTCTTAAGGAACAAGAGCGGAGAAAAAAGGAGCTTGAAAAAATTAAAAGAGAATTAGAAAAAAACCAAGCAAAAAGAGATCGTTTTAATAAAAATGATCCTGACTTAAGAGAGAAATCCGAGCAATTAGAAAGCTTAATGGAGGAAATGCTCAAAGATGAGAATGAGGAGCTAATGGAAAAAATAAAATCTCTCTTGGAAGAACAAAACCAATCCGATGAATTCCGTGAATCTGTAGAAGACCTTAAAAAACAAGAAAAGAACAAGCTTAAGGAAATGGAACGTATGATGGAACTCTTTAAAAGAATGGAGATTCAGTACGACATGAAGCAAGTAGGAGAGAGCCTCAAGGAATTAGAAAAAGAGCAAAAAGAATTAGCTGAAGAAAATCAATCAAAAGATCATAATAAGTCTGAAGAATTAAATGATCCTAATTCAGATCAGAATCAATCCGACAATGAACAGTTTTCTTCTGAAGAGGAAAAGCAAAAAGCTTTAGATGAACAAAAAAGAGTTAATGAAGAATTTGAAAAAATTCAAGAGGACTTAAGAGAAATCGAAAAACGTAATCAGTCTTTAAAGCAACCCAACCAATTAAAAGATACGAAAGAGCAAGAAACTGAGATTGACTTGCAGCAGCAAAACAGCCTGCAAAAAATTCAGGAAAACAATAAAAGTGGGGCTAGTGAGCAACAAAAGAAATCAGCTGAGGAAATGAAAAAAATGTCTGAAATGCTTTCTTCAATGCAAATGGGCATGGAAATGGAAATGCTGCAAGAAAACATAGACGATTTAAAAGATATTGTAGATAATCTGCTAAAACTTTCCTTCAGACAGGAAGAACTGATGAACAACTTTAAGCAAGTAAATCCTAGTGATCCCCGCTTTATAACATTATCGGAAAAACAGTTAGCGATGCAAGATGATGCAAAAATCATTGAGGACAGTCTTACTACCCTTGCTCAAAGAGTTTTTCAACTAGAATCCTTTATAACAAAGGAAATGGATAAAATGAATGAGGCCATGCAAAGCAGTATAGAAGCCTTACGAGAAAGAGATAACGGGATTGCCATAGGAGAACAGCAATTTGCCATGACTTCAATGAACAACCTTGCCCTTATGTTAGACGATGTATTAGAACAGATGCAGATGCAAATGCAATCTTCAATGGGCATGGGTCAACAATCCCAAGGCAACGAGCAAACCCCAAGCCTTTCTGAAATGCAAAAATCCTTAAATCAAAAAACCCAAGAGCTTAATGAAGGACAAAAGCAAGGCAGGCAATTTTCGGAGAAGCTTGGCGAATTAGCAGGAGAGCAAGCTAAAATTAGGAAAATGATGGAGGAGCTTGAAAAGCAATTAGGAAAAGAAGGGCAAGAAGGAGGTGAGGAGAACGGAGGAGCTCCAGGTGATATTTCTGAGGAAATGGAAAAGATAGAGGAAGATCTAGTAAATAAAAGGCTGGATCGAAGATTAATAGAAAGACAACAACAAATTGTTACTAGGTTGTTGGAGTCAGAAAAAGCAAGAGAAGAACAAGAAGAAAAGGATGAAAGAAAAGGAGAAACTGCTACAGAATATGAACGTGAGCGAATCCCTAATGCTTTTGAAGAGTATATAAAAGAAAAGGAAAAAGAAATTGAGCAGCTAAGAAATGTGCCGCCAAATTTCTCGCCTTACTATAAAAATGAAATTAATAAGTATTATAATCGATTAAAATCTAAAGAAAACCTATTACGATGA
- a CDS encoding carboxymuconolactone decarboxylase family protein has translation MNKVEEFNEYRAKMNDKIVGSNNKILKRIFNLDTNAFAEGSVDKKTKEMIGLSSSMVLRCDDCVRYHLGKCYELGVNDEQVFEIFSIANLIGGTIVIPHLRRAVEYWEYLKENGND, from the coding sequence ATGAATAAAGTAGAAGAGTTCAACGAGTATCGCGCAAAAATGAATGATAAAATTGTAGGAAGCAATAATAAAATTCTCAAGCGCATATTTAATCTAGATACCAATGCGTTTGCAGAAGGTAGTGTAGATAAAAAAACCAAGGAAATGATAGGGTTATCCTCGTCCATGGTCTTAAGGTGCGATGATTGTGTTCGTTACCATTTGGGCAAATGCTACGAATTGGGTGTTAACGATGAACAAGTTTTCGAAATCTTCTCAATTGCGAATTTGATCGGGGGAACCATTGTAATTCCTCATTTAAGAAGAGCAGTGGAATATTGGGAATATTTGAAAGAAAACGGCAATGATTAA